A single region of the Nocardioides aurantiacus genome encodes:
- the kdpA gene encoding potassium-transporting ATPase subunit KdpA: MSAFGPALGQIAVLAVLLALTVPAAGNLLARTYTSERHLGVERLTYRALHVDPDADQHWRSYAMSVLGFSLAGVLLLYTLARVQQHLPGSLGFSALPSDGAWNTAVSFVTNTNWQWYSGETTTGHLLQASGLTVQNFVSAGTGMAVAAAFARSLARRGGGEGRVGNFWADLVRTVLRVLLPLAVVSALLLVALGVVQNLAGHRSMSTLTGGEQAYTTGPVASQEAIKELGTNGGGFFNVNSAHPFENPTAVSNLFEVFLILLLPLAMAWAFGLIVRDRRQGGAVLAVMVLLLGTSVALLTWAEMTGPGSAPTLAGAAMEGKEVRFGTAGSALFAAVTTGTSTGAVNSMHDSLTAPGGGVALFNMMLGEIAPGGVGSGLYGMLVLAVVTVFLSGLMVGRTPEYLGKKIGQHEMALVAVYVLVTPVLVLVGSAVALTAPAGLAGLQEGGPHGLTEAVYAVTSAANNNGSAFAGLTSGTPFWNTLLGLAMLLGRFVPIVLVLALAGRLASAHTLPPGPGTLPTHRPLFVVLLSGVALVLVGLTYVPVLALGPIVESLS; this comes from the coding sequence GTGAGCGCGTTCGGCCCGGCGCTGGGTCAGATCGCGGTCCTCGCCGTCCTCCTCGCCCTCACGGTGCCGGCGGCGGGCAACCTGCTCGCCCGGACCTACACCAGCGAGCGGCACCTCGGTGTCGAGCGCCTCACCTACCGGGCGCTGCACGTGGACCCGGACGCCGACCAGCACTGGCGTTCCTACGCCATGTCGGTCCTGGGCTTCTCCCTGGCGGGGGTGCTGCTCCTCTACACGCTCGCGCGCGTGCAGCAGCACCTGCCGGGGTCGCTGGGGTTCTCGGCCCTCCCGTCCGACGGGGCCTGGAACACCGCGGTGAGCTTCGTGACCAACACCAACTGGCAGTGGTACTCCGGGGAGACGACGACGGGACACCTGCTGCAGGCCTCCGGCCTGACGGTGCAGAACTTCGTGTCGGCCGGGACGGGGATGGCGGTCGCGGCAGCGTTCGCGCGGTCCTTGGCCCGCCGGGGCGGGGGAGAGGGCCGGGTCGGCAACTTCTGGGCCGACCTGGTGCGGACCGTGCTGCGGGTGCTGCTCCCCCTGGCGGTCGTGTCGGCCCTGCTGCTCGTCGCGCTCGGAGTGGTGCAGAACCTCGCCGGGCACCGATCGATGTCGACGCTGACCGGGGGGGAGCAGGCCTACACCACCGGGCCGGTGGCCTCCCAGGAAGCCATCAAGGAGCTGGGGACCAACGGAGGTGGCTTCTTCAACGTCAACTCCGCCCATCCCTTCGAGAACCCGACCGCCGTCTCGAACCTGTTCGAGGTCTTCCTGATCCTGCTGCTGCCGCTCGCGATGGCGTGGGCCTTCGGCCTGATCGTGCGCGACCGCAGGCAGGGCGGAGCCGTCCTCGCCGTGATGGTGCTGTTGCTGGGCACCTCGGTGGCCCTGCTCACCTGGGCCGAGATGACGGGGCCGGGGTCGGCGCCGACGCTGGCCGGAGCGGCGATGGAGGGCAAGGAGGTGCGGTTCGGGACCGCGGGGTCGGCGTTGTTCGCCGCCGTGACCACCGGCACGTCGACGGGCGCGGTCAACTCCATGCACGACTCGCTCACCGCACCCGGAGGAGGCGTCGCGCTGTTCAACATGATGCTCGGCGAGATCGCTCCGGGGGGAGTGGGGTCGGGCCTGTACGGGATGCTGGTGCTGGCCGTGGTCACGGTCTTCCTCAGCGGCCTCATGGTCGGTCGCACCCCGGAGTACCTCGGCAAGAAGATCGGCCAGCACGAGATGGCCCTCGTCGCCGTCTACGTGCTGGTGACCCCCGTCCTGGTGCTCGTGGGCAGCGCCGTCGCCCTCACCGCCCCCGCCGGTCTCGCGGGGCTGCAGGAGGGCGGGCCCCACGGCCTCACCGAGGCGGTGTACGCCGTGACCTCGGCCGCCAACAACAACGGCTCCGCGTTCGCCGGGCTGACGTCGGGCACGCCGTTCTGGAACACCCTGCTCGGTCTGGCCATGCTGCTCGGCCGGTTCGTGCCGATCGTGCTGGTCCTCGCGCTGGCCGGCCGGCTCGCCTCGGCCCACACCCTCCCGCCCGGCCCCGGCACCCTGCCCACCCACCGTCCCCTCTTCGTCGTCCTCCTGTCCGGTGTCGCCCTGGTCCTGGTCGGTCTGACCTACGTGCCGGTGCTCGCGCTGGGCCCGATCGTGGAGTCCCTCTCGTGA
- a CDS encoding Pr6Pr family membrane protein, which produces MPPRWMPVARVGVALLGFSAVVTELATLVERGSFRASQFFSFFTIQSNLLVVVVLLATALAGERRSRFLDRLRGATTVYMVVVLLVFAVLLAGLEGVALTAVRWDNTVLHQLVPVAVLLDWLLDPPAERIPWRTGLLWLLYPLLYAAWALVRGLLDGWYPYPFLDPGTGGYAGIGTTAAVIAVGAAGLVWLVTRLPLPPRASR; this is translated from the coding sequence ATGCCGCCCCGCTGGATGCCGGTCGCCCGGGTCGGCGTCGCGCTGCTCGGCTTCTCGGCCGTGGTCACCGAGCTGGCCACGCTGGTCGAGCGCGGCAGCTTCCGGGCCAGCCAGTTCTTCAGCTTCTTCACGATCCAGAGCAACCTGCTCGTCGTGGTGGTCCTGCTCGCCACCGCCCTGGCCGGCGAGCGTCGCAGCCGGTTCCTGGACCGGCTGCGTGGCGCCACGACGGTCTACATGGTGGTCGTGCTCCTGGTCTTCGCGGTGCTGCTCGCCGGCCTCGAGGGCGTCGCCCTCACGGCCGTGCGGTGGGACAACACGGTGCTGCACCAGCTCGTCCCGGTGGCGGTGCTGCTCGACTGGCTGCTCGACCCGCCCGCCGAGCGGATCCCCTGGCGCACCGGCCTGCTGTGGCTGCTCTACCCCCTGCTGTACGCCGCGTGGGCACTGGTCCGCGGGCTGCTGGACGGCTGGTACCCCTACCCGTTCCTCGACCCCGGGACGGGCGGGTACGCCGGCATCGGCACCACCGCCGCCGTGATCGCGGTCGGGGCCGCCGGGCTGGTCTGGCTGGTGACCCGGCTC